One segment of Panicum virgatum strain AP13 chromosome 1K, P.virgatum_v5, whole genome shotgun sequence DNA contains the following:
- the LOC120703054 gene encoding protein BONZAI 1-like, protein MGNCCSDEPGHGGAHPVGPAAGKAAQAASAAADRFLRSRGAGASTQIELSLSASNLGDQEYFPKSNPMVVVYSKRKDGQLEEIGRSEVTLNSLNPSWMTKISVQYQFEVLQPLLFQVFDIDLHLHDVSEKMLKLEEQQFLGEATCLLSEVVTKRDRLLTLKLGVSEHNLPNPSTFGDLTVQAEESAGSKAIMEMVFRCSDLEIKDLLTKSDPFLLISRISDSGMPVPICKTEVRKNDLNPRWKPVILNLQQIGSKENPLIIECFNFSSNGKHDLIGKIVKSVAELENMCHRQNNEHFFVPVSNAHECHSKEVLKSQLYVEKYVESNRHTFLDYISAGYQLNFMVGVDFTASNGNPRLPDSLHYIDPSGRLNVYQKAILEIGDVLQYYDPAKRFPSWGFGARPIDGPVSHCFNLNGSTYQPEVDGIQGIMSAYISALRNVSLAGPTLFGQLIGTAMAIASQSLADNQQKYFILLIITDGVVTDFQETIDAIIRASDFPMSIIVIGVGGADFKEMEFLDPNKGEKLESSTGRVASRDMIQFAPMKDVHGSGVSTVQSLLAEIPGQFMTYMRTREIQTVSI, encoded by the exons ATGGGTAACTGCTGCTCCGACGagccgggccacggcggcgcccaccccgtcggccccgccgccggcaaagccgcccaggccgcctccgccgcggccgatCGCTTCCTCCGctcccgcggcgccggcgcgtccACGCAGATCGAG TTATCTCTCTCTGCATCAAATTTGGGCGATCAAGAATATTTTCCCAAG AGTAATCCCATGGTGGTTGTGTACTCCAAAAGGAAAGATGGACAACTTGAAGAAATCGGGCGTAGTGAAGTAACTTTAAATTCACTGAACCCATCTTGGATGACAAAAATCAGTGTGCAGTACCAGTTTGAGGTTCTTCAGCCATTGTT GTTTCAGGTTTTTGATATTGACCTGCACCTACATGATGTCAGTGAAAAG ATGCTTAAGCTAGAGGAGCAACAGTTTCTTGGAGAGGCTACCTGTCTTTTGTCAGAG GTTGTCACCAAGCGGGACAGACTGTTGACTCTGAAGCTTGGTGTCTCTGAACACAACTTGCCAAATCCTAGTACATTTGGTGACCTAACTGTTCAGGCCGAAGAAAGTGCAGGTTCAAAAGCAATTATGGAGATGGTATTCCGCTGTTCGGATCTTGAAATCAAGGATCTTCTCACAAAGAGT GATCCGTTCTTGCTAATATCTAGAATATCAGATAGTGGAATGCCTGTTCCAATTTGCAAGACAGAAGTAAGAAAGAATGATCTCAACCCTAGGTGGAAGCCAGTGATTCTGAATCTCCAACAGATTGGAAGTAAG GAGAACCCTCTAATTATAGAGTGTTTTAACTTCAGTAGTAACGGCAAACATGACCTAATCGG CAAGATAGTCAAATCTGTAGCAGAATTGGAAAACATGTGCCATCGGCAGAATAATGAACATTTTTTTGTTCCAGTCAGCAATGCACATGAATGTCACAGTAAGGAG GTATTAAAGAGTCAGTTATATGTGGAGAAATATGTCGAGAGCAATAGACATACTTTTCTAGATTATATTTCTGCCGGGTACCAGTTGAATTTTATGGTAGGCGTAGATTTCACAG CTTCAAATGGAAATCCACGTCTCCCGGATTCCTTGCATTACATTGATCCCTCAGGTCGGCTAAATGTATATCAGAAG GCAATACTGGAAATTGGCGATGTTCTACAGTACTATGACCCAGCTAAGCGTTTCCCCTCTTGGGGCTTCGGAGCAAGACCTATTGATGGTCCTGTTTCACATTGTTTCAACCTAAATGGCAGCACTTATCAACCTGAG GTTGACGGAATACAAGGAATTATGTCAGCTTATATCAGTGCACTTCGTAATGTATCATTGGCTGGTCCTACTCTCTTTGGTCAGTTGATTGGCACCGCTATGGCAATAGCTAGCCAATCTCTCGCTGACAATCAACAGAAATACTTTATTTTGTTAATAATCACT GATGGTGTGGTGACTGATTTTCAAGAGACTATAGATGCAATCATAAGGGCATCAGATTTTCCCATGTCCATCATTGTCATTGGAGTTGGGGGTGCTGATTTCAAGGAAATGGAG TTTCTAGATCctaataaaggagagaaactggAAAGCTCAACTGGAAGGGTTGCATCAAGGGATATGATACAGTTCGCCCCCATGAAGGATGTGCACG GCAGTGGGGTGTCGACAGTACAGTCACTTCTTGCTGAGATACCAGGGCAATTCATGACGTACATGAGAACAAGAGAAATTCAAACAGTCAGTATATGA